The genome window TCCTCCTCTGGCTGTCAAGGCCACCGGAAGAAACCCTGGTGTAGCCACCCCCAAATGTATATTTCCATTTTAAGAGAATTTCTGCTATAGTAAAGTTTTATTAACAATTCTATactaagtgtttgtgtgtgtgtgtgtgtgtgtgtgtgtgtcggaccgTAGAGATctgccaagcttctcctgggaatctgctgcaacacacacacctttgcagCTGCTCTTTTAGACAActtctgttacacacacacttgtggggAGACACGGAAACACACCTTTAGAAACACTGGCACCCATGCACACCtgtagtaacacacacacacacacacacacagagacagttctTCGTACGAGTACAccgtctctctcagctctcttcTGTCTTGGCCTGTCTGAAGACTGTCAACCCTGCTCCCCTACCACCCAGTAGCCACTGCTCTGGGCTCACGCTGGGAACGCCGGATAGCTTTCCTGGTCCGCAGCCTTCCGTCAGGGGTCGGGTGGGAGGTCGGAGGCGTGTTGACGGTGTTTCCTCAGGGTCCGGGTCAGCACCAGCGCTGAAGCCTCCGCTGAAGGATTTAGGACTAATAGACAACAAGCTGTGCACAATTGACTTCTTTATATACGGTTTTAAGTTCATATTTTGagtttagcaattgtgaaatgaGTTACCCTCTACTTAGCATGAAActttaaaaacctttaaaacaatgtaaaaaaaaaaaaaaattattataaAACATACCTATGTACTGGAAACATGCTAAAAAGAAATATTGTATTCTGTTTAATTTTGACagaattatttttattaaaatACACATCCATAAGCATATGTTTTGTCTCTTGTTATTTTTTGTGAAATGTACTAaacctttttcttcttttttttgcaaTCAGGAAGTAGCAGGAGTGTTTCAGccggaaggggaagaggagggagggagggttagaggtGGGAGGGAAGGTGAAAGgagtagaggaagggagggaggaggaaggttcACCATCCTGAGGAGTAGATGATGCAGAATCCCCATGGGaccgggaggagagagggaagagaggttcataaagagagagaataacaactgatgaagggagaggttcttgaagggagagagaggtccatgaagggagagaggttcatgaagggagagaggttcatgaagggagagagcttcatgaagggagagagaggttcatgaagggagagagaagttcATGAAAGGAGAGGttcatgaagggagagagaggttcatgaagggagagagaggttcatgaagggagagagaggtttatGTAGGGAGAATGtggagaggacggggggagaggtgggctgGCGAGGTCGAGGTTGATATACTGGTACAGATCTCGGACAGTCCTCCTCAGCTCTGGGACGTCTAAAGCAGGAAAGACCACGGCACAAAAGAGGTCAATACAGTCCTACTGAACTACAGCTACCATGAGGCCATGCAGACTGGGGATGACGTAGCCTGAGACAGacacaaaggtgtgtgtgtgtgttggtattgtATCTCTGGTGCTTACATGGGATGTCTTCAGGAGCCTGTGGGTGTGAATGGTCTGTCTTCTGTCTCTTCGCCAGCTGTCCTCtgttagagggagagatggacaaaTCTGAacacctcctcttcttcctaatCCCCATCTGATTGGCCTGTGTTTGGTCtccactctgattggctggctggcagtgGAACTGTGGGTGTAGCAGCACTAGTGTGTCCTTCCTGGACCTCCTTCTCAACAACAAATAACAACTAACAACATCGGACATTTAAAACACGTGGGTACAGGTGACTGAAAGCAAGAACAGGTAAAGCCGAATAAAGAAGAATCAGTTCATTTCATAATATATGAATAGGctacatggatggatggatttgaTGCAGTTGACCACTTGAAAATTGTCTGTAAAATAACGATGTTATGTTGTCACCTGGAGATCTTCTTGAAACCCTGTGAGTACAGGAATGTGGAGAGTGAGAGCAGTTCCTTCTGCCCACCGAAGACGGACAACTCCTCTCGCTGGGACTTTAACTCCTCCTGATACAGCTGCAGGTGCACCGCCACATATTTTCCATTTCCAATCCACTAGGAAAGACAGAATAGGGAGAAATTATCTTTATGGCTCACTGACAGCTGGGGCTGACCCCAAGGGTTGTAGGCTAATGCTTTCCGATTAATCTAATTTATCTGGATTAAAATTATATAGGCTAATGGGTGTAGCCTACAAGAGTGGCCTCTTGtgtctagggagtcagatggctgagcggttactgAATCggcctattaatcagaaggttgccggttcgattccggccgtgaaaaaatgacgttgtgtgcttggacaaggcacttcaccctacttccctcaggtggaatgtctctgtacttactgtaaatcgctcttgacaatagcgtctgctaaatgtctgtGAGTGAGCCATCATATAGCTTAATCAGTAAAGATGAAATTATTCTAATTTAACGGCTTATTAAGTGAATAAGACGTTAGACTCGCTGTCTAAACAGTTTCTAGCCTCTTTATCTAGCTATCCTTGACGTTTTACTTCCCCGTGTCGGAATTAGTCTGCTTAAATAGGCGCAATATAAATCTGGCTAATTTTCAGCATTATAGCTCTATATATATTAATTTTTTAACTTCACATTTCAGCAGTGAGATTGACCTGTACATTGAATCTAATTTTAATATTGATTGTCGGCCAAAGCCTGTGAAATTGACAAGTACAGCGGTTCAATGACACGTAGCTCTAGCTAGATGTCCCATCGACACCAGGCAACGCCAACTTAACGGTTAACACTTGCTAGTTAGGTTACTGTAGTAGGCCTAGCCTACTGCAGTAACAGAGATGTGAGATTTTAGTTTGTCTCATTCTGCTTCCTTTCACCTCAAACGTTTTGATATCAGGCTTATCCAAGATCTTCGCAAACCTTTCAAAAAACTCTGGAGGAGCAGATTCCGTTATCTGACTTTCAGATGACATGGAGTTTAATTAGGGAGAATGAAGGGGTATCCTGATTGATTGTTTAGCAGTGGTCAGTTATAGGTTAAATTGGCTATTCAATTTTAATAGGTTGCCATGGAAATCTAGGGGCGTGCAACATATCCAAATTGTATCAGGCCCGTCTATACTTTTCTAGCAAAACATCTTCATCTGCATTTTCGTTCATCATTAAATATTTCGCTCGTACTTGACCAGGAGATGGCAGCATTGCAGCGACTACAACTGTGCGATGAAATGAGAGATAAAGACTGGACAAGAAAACTGCTCTCTCAGGGTGATTAAATCACAACAATGACCTTTTCCATAATATTTTATTCTCATAATATGTCTTCTTATATAATCAGTATATCTATATATGACATTCACAGTATAGTACAGCCAGGCCCGTCAGATTCCTACATATTCCCTGTCAAACAGGAAGCTCTCGTTAACAAATAAAAGTACAAGAATAAGAAAATATTCTCCATATTTTACACATTTATAAAATGTTCTTTTACAAAACTCTCCCCTGTGATTAAAAATCCCTTGTTTATATTCTTTAATCActtatatatacatatagttACATACTGGACCAGACACAGCAGTCTtcagtggtggtgtgtgtgtgtgcacagacagTGGTCTATAAGCAGATGATACATCATTGGCATTTGGGAACTCAGGTGATTCGAGGGCAGAACTCTGTTTTTGTCCATGTGCAGAGCGTTAAACATACATGAACATCACTTTTATCTTCTAACGATGGTTTCTCTCTCCCATGGAAAAAGTTGATCAGCTCTCAGCTCAGCGAACCATCTGCTACTTCAGAAGATACTGGAACCTCAGCTCTTCCCTAATTGGGAGCCAGATCTGACCACCATCCCAAAAGAGTCATTCCACAGAGAATGATTGACTCTGCTGTGCTACAGATGATCGAGGGATCCtctactgtctgtgtctctgaccAGCGGGAGGTGATGCCTCTCAGGCCAGCTACCTCCcctggcagggagaggtgagttACGACAGCTGTTATTGCAGCTGGATTCAGACAAGAATACATCCTGACCTGCAACAACCATGAAAACACCATATTATATAAATTAGCTCTGGTGTGGTGGGTTATTTGATCCAGTGGGGGCGTGATTCTCTGTttctacacatatacacacacacataccaaaagacccactccctctttccctctctcacacacactcacacacacacacacacacacacacacacacacacacacacacacacataatctacagaaagagagacatcaaCACCGGGAGAACGAACAAAAATCCCCTTGGTAGTTTTAGTgtatcaaccacacacacacgcacacacagcctcaggtTTACATTTATAGACAGGAGTGGTCTGTGTGAACAGGGTCCCAGTGTGCATTGCTCTAGGCTTTCCAAACATGAGAGGAATTTCCTTATTCTTACCCAGAATCCCCAGCAGTAATAAGTGTGCATGTAAACAGCTGAGTCTGGCAGAGGTCACGACCCCTGAGCTGGAGCTGTAGGTCTGTCCtctattgtgtgtttgtatatttcCGCTCAGCAGAGATTAGGTTGGTGGGAGACTTggtggagaaggaaggagcAGGGGATGAGAactggaggaaaggaggggttgagaagaggaggaggggaggagggactgtGAGTTATCGGTCGACAAGACCAGACTGCTAGTGAGGACAGTGTGGGGTGTCAGAGGATAAGACTGGGACTACAGCCACCAACACCACACAATGTGAAAGCTCTGTGAAGCAACCAGTCTGATAATGCTGTGATTTCTTATTGTTCTCCGGGCCATAGTAGGTGTCACACCCCAAAGAAAATATTACATAAATATCAGGAGGTCAAAGGCCAATTCATGGACCAATGGGCACTCATAgtggtcagtcagtcagtgacaTCATAGTGTGCAGTAAATCGACCTGTCTTCTAAGATATGCTTTAAAGTTAAAAGACACGTAAAAATAGACAGCAGAAGCTCTCAGATCAGGTGACTAGAGAGACCCAGGTCATGTGACTCAGGCGATCTAGGTCGAGGATTAGATGGAGTCAGGTGATTCAGGTCATGTGATCTAGGCATGGACAAGTTGAGTGCATAGGAAGACCCAAGGCACTTCCTGTGTGGTGACAGCCACTTCCTGGAATCAAGAATgccctgtgtgttttgttgtcatgttgttgatgttccagtgtgtgatgtgtacgTCAGTCAGGTCATGATGCCTGGTGGTGTTTCAGACAGCTGCTGCTGGGTTGGTTGGTTGATTAGTTGTACTGGTGCCAGGCATCACCGAGGATGACATCataactgtctctctcctcaacaaggagagagagacgtactAACAATCAGGTCACCAGAGCATCGCCTGTGTCCATCCTTGGGGGGAAAACCAGAGTGTTCCAGCGTGTTTTAGTTCCTACCAGGGTGTTTGTGGGTTTCAGGGCattccaaagtgtgtgtgttacaaggTGATAATGTTGCcgtcctctctcatgctctcttgaCTGCTACTGGTTCTCACcgggctgggggcggggcttccGTTCTGGGTGGGCGTGGTCAGCGAGCTGAGCGAGGCCTTGCTGTCCGACAGCGACACGCTACTGGGCAGGGACACGCTCTGGGGGAGTGGCCCGTGCCCTGGGGACGAGGCCGACGGGAAGTCGCCGTGGCTACCATTGCCGTTGGACACGAGGTGTGGCATGTAGGAAGGCAGGCCGTCGCTCTCGATGATGAGGTCGCCGTCTTCGTCGCTGTCGCCCTCGGCGACGCTGTTGCTGTTGCTATAGTGACTGTGGCTGACGCtctgggaggaggggctgggggcggaGTCACGGGAGACGAAGGAGCCCGCGGAGCCGGTGGAGCTGTTGGCCGCAGACGCCTTGCTCCCACGATGCACCACGTTGTTCCTCTGATTGGCCGGTTTGACGGTGACGATGAGGTTGTGGCTGTTGGCCACCATCATGTCCGTCACCTGGTCCAGGGATTTCCCGCTGACGTCAATGCCGTTGACCTCCAGGATCTCGTCGTTGACCCCCAGCAGCCCCGTGCTCTCCGCCAGCCCGCCCCTCACCAGCCGGGAGATGAACACGCCCGGAACCTTCTCCACGCCCTGCTGCGTCACGCGCACGCTCACCCCGTCTCGGATGTAGAAGCCCAGGGGCTTGTGGGAGCCGTGCTTGTGCAGACGCACACGCCGGTGGGTCTCCGGCAGGATGTCCACGTCGATGATGGAGGAAATCTGCCGGAAGTCCTGGGGAAGACCAATCAGGAGCCCCGGTTTGGCTTTCTGCTGAGCTGGGCGGAGCCCCGCCAGGCCCTTTCTCCTCCGCTGGAGAGAGTTGGTGGCAAAGACCACTGGCTCATCCAcatctacgcacacacacagaaaaaaacagAGAACACAGTTTAGCTTATTTAGTTTGAAATTTGTATGTATTACCCACACTGCGTTGTTGTTATATATAATGAGTTCACTCAGTCTGGGGAAAAATCCTAAAAATAACAGTCGTGTACAATTCAGTGTGGGTTCTACCGTTTATTATATCTATACTGTATCAACATCGCTGTTCTACAATGCTGTCAGACTTGAATCTTCAGCCCTcaagccctcccctccctccagcccacacacacccaggccagTCTGAGAGCAGAGATAACAGGGCCCTGGagcagagacagtcagacagggaggtcagatggagggacagagagaagaacagaaTGTTGCAGACTGGATaacagagatggaggacagcTGACATACTGAGGATTCCACCTCCCACAGTCTCCCGGTCAAAGATCAAGAGAGATGATTGGGTTTTAATCCAGGACAAATGAATCAACCTTTCCATAAAATCAGGTTAAAGCCACACTTCCTTGTTTGAGGGGAACTGAGACCATCTCGTCCGAGCATTTCTGACTGCTTTAGATCCATACATGCTTTAGAACCCCTAATTCAGCCACCCACCTTTAGGGAAAGCTCCGAATCGGAAGTCAGAATCAGAAACCGGTTTATTGCCAAGTGGGTTTTGAAAGACCCAGTAATCAGATTTGGTCTGATGGCGcgtaacaataaacatataatgTGAGGACCAAAACAGGCAGAGTGCAAAAGTGCAGAATCCAGATCTCCTGTACAGTACCAAACTAGCAGAGAGGAATGGAACAGGGCTGCAGGGGAGGTTAGTAAAGGCCTGGATGTCGTTATGGAGAGaactgcatgctgggagaaTGAAAGCAGAAGTCATCAACACCCCAGAAAGATGAGGACAGATTCCTCCCAAGATAGCTTGTTTActgtttccacttctgtctcTAAAGGGAAATACACTCGAGCTGAATATTCCggtatgtgaatgtgtattaTGTGAGTATAGTATACGTGTGAGTTTCAgcctgtgcgtgagtgtgtgtgtgtgtgtgtgtgtacagacaagAGCTCTAGTCTGttttccccctgtcctcccattAGTGTAGTCCCCCACAGAGAGGGGAGTTCTGTGTTATTAAGCagtgaagaagaaggaggaggaggaggagcgtgtCTGGTCTGGCAGactccaggaagaggaggaggaagagaaggaggataacagctagtctggtctggtagactccagagggaagaggagatggaggaggactgTAAGGAGGGCAGGGGCTGCAGACAGGGCTGCCCTGCTACTAGAcacatacttacatttacattacatttagccattcagcagacgctcttatccagagcgacttacagtaagtacagggacattctccccgaggcaagtagggtgaagtgccttgcccaaggacacgtcatttgtcacggccgggaatcgaaccaacaaccttctgattaatagcccgactccctaaccgctcagccacctgactcccctactgTAGCCTTGATGGAGCTTCTGACACCATGTTTGGGTAGACCTCCACCATCATTCTCCTCACATATACAGTAGACGCTGTCCTACAATATCCTGGTACAGCCCTGCATAATTGTTCAGTCAGCATGTCATGTGATCCTTGCGCAACCTTTAGGAGGATAATATAGTGTTCAAAAAATAAACCTCTTTATTTTTCTCTATTATCcatttcactttctttctcagcAGATGCTCTGAGCTATATCGACCAACAGGTCTGAGATCAGCTTTGATGGTGAGACATCAAACACTAATGCACAGGCCGGCTGGCCACCTCCCTAGGGAgcactgtgttggtgtgtgcagagagagagagacagagagagagaaagagagagaacatgtgtgtgtgagcaagtgtgtgtgtgtgagatagtgagagagatagagagagagagggtgtatgtgtgtgagagagagagagtgtgtgtgtgtgtgtgtgtgtgtgtgagagagagagagagagagtgtgtgtgtgtgagagaaagagaaagtgtgtgtatgtcagtgtgtgtggagaggtagGCTGACTCAGCTGACAGAGGAACAACAATAAGAGCTGGTTGTCTGCAGCCTGCAGGCATAGACACTGCTGATCCCCTCAAACCTCCCTCTCTGATcccgcatgcaaacacacacacacacaaatacgtaCTAGCACaaatgtgtatacacacacagagacatacacgtgcacacacacacacaggctgacttTTGCGTCAGACCTTTCACTAACAAAGTCACTATTAAGAAAAGAGAGATGTTACTGTTAGTGAATTCTAACCAACCATTAGTCTGCCTCCTGTGCTAGTATGCTACAGACtttcgctctctcgctccccccctctctatctctttcttgctctctctccctcttccgctctctctccaccccatctctccctctctttttctttcctgctctgtgtctctgtctatctctctgtctatctctctgtctatctctctgtctatctctctgtctatctctctgtctatctctctgtctctcacacacacaactacatgcTTGAATCAAGCCAATGAAAAGGTGAAAAGGGCATTTAGCTGCCCCCCCCAGCACCTCTCCCCCAGCGACAGGGCCTAGTGTTGGAGGAGATGGTGTTATTGCAGAACAGGAGAGATTGTTGATAGGAAAACTGGGCTCCACATGGATGTTATTACAGTACGAGATGGTTTGGGTtactctagacacacacactttctaaacacgcacacacacacacacctataaccGTGAGTTTACTCTTCATCTTGCTATATTATTGCAGCCAGGAACTCATTACTGAATGGAACCATTCATCCCAGTGGTTATTGCTGTAGAACAGCAGTAAATGCTTTGCTGgttggcttgctggctggctggctggtaggctggctggctggttggctggttggctggctgacaATGACTGACTGGTTGAGTGGTCACACACCCAgaactacctccacacacacacacacacactcaggaggaGTGGCCTCACCCTGGGTTCCATCTGGAGACTGAGGCCGTGCCATatggtcaccatggcaacccccACGCCCCGCGGTTTCATCCCATGTAAACAGACTCCACACCGCCTAACcgctcctgcagacacacacgctataCCTACACCCTCACCTCTAACTTCCCAGCCACCAAACAAGCTGGAAGGCAGCACTGGCATGAGCACACAGAGACAGTCACACAATGAGTGAGCACACAGCAGGTGCAAGGCAGGCTAGTGGAGGCTGAACAGGTACACTGACTAGTAGGtcatgtctcacacacacacacagacaccggtTGTGTCTAACGGGATGTGTGTGGGATTAGCTGGCGGACTGTGTCCATCTTTAATCCCCCCTTTAATCTCATCTCAGGATTATTTCaggcgtgagcacacacacacacacacacacacacacacacactaatgactGGAATACAATAGACGGTTGTTATTAGTGCTCTGTTTTCTATAAAACTCTTCATcacatctgtgtctgtctgcacgcCATCCTAACCCTCTTCTACAGTTCCGTCCCGtctcccccgacacacacacacacacacacacccctacacacaccagcTACACATCCTCACCACCAGACTGGCCTGGGCTACTGGGCAGAGATCTGCTACCTCTGTGTGCTGCCTTCAACTGCTCTGGCCCGACCTCCACTACCCAGTAGACTGATGTACTAGAGTGACATCTAGCAGCTTAGCGCTTCTAGCACAGTGGAACAGAAACATGGTGACAGGCTGGACGCTAACCCAAGGATGGCGTATTGGCACAGTTAGCGTCGTTAGAGCATGGGAACTTCCTCTCATCCCTTATTAGCTTGCccatgtgggggagggggtccaAATGCCTTTCtcacatcttttctttttttttctcctttgtcactgattgttctgtctct of Osmerus mordax isolate fOsmMor3 chromosome 4, fOsmMor3.pri, whole genome shotgun sequence contains these proteins:
- the pard6a gene encoding partitioning defective 6 homolog alpha, which codes for MVLSAGTHRANMSRNQRTPLKHTENLVEVKSKFEAEYRRFALKRSGSGGFQEFYRLLQTVHRIPGVEVLLGYADVQGDLLPINNDDNFLKALSSANPLLRIIIQKRDVDEPVVFATNSLQRRRKGLAGLRPAQQKAKPGLLIGLPQDFRQISSIIDVDILPETHRRVRLHKHGSHKPLGFYIRDGVSVRVTQQGVEKVPGVFISRLVRGGLAESTGLLGVNDEILEVNGIDVSGKSLDQVTDMMVANSHNLIVTVKPANQRNNVVHRGSKASAANSSTGSAGSFVSRDSAPSPSSQSVSHSHYSNSNSVAEGDSDEDGDLIIESDGLPSYMPHLVSNGNGSHGDFPSASSPGHGPLPQSVSLPSSVSLSDSKASLSSLTTPTQNGSPAPSPVRTSSSQESMREDGNIITL